One Halalkalicoccus sp. NIPERK01 DNA segment encodes these proteins:
- a CDS encoding ABC transporter ATP-binding protein: protein MSDDHVVSLENVEVHFEKDQGLVKGLFNDPDRVKAVDDVSLEIPENDVVALVGESGCGKTTLGKTAIGVQRPTGGSVRYRGQDIWEAKDGAGEIPYERIRKSLQIIHQDPGGSLNPNRTVMKSLTTPLSRWQPDMDSEDRRARVLRMLERVGMKPPGDYASRYPHQLSGGEQQRVALVRALLMNPDLILADEAVSALDVSLRVETMDLLLELQEEFGTSFLFISHDLSNARYLAENADGRLGVMYLGEIVEIGPADEVLQNPKHPYTKVLRWATADVDPDGWEAQEPPVRGIDIPDPVNPPSGCRFHPRCPAAREVCTGETPALSEESAANRDHCAKCFRDEPNHEYWSSEPLEGTDPTHIETH from the coding sequence ATGAGCGACGATCACGTCGTTTCCCTCGAGAACGTCGAGGTCCACTTCGAAAAGGACCAGGGACTCGTCAAGGGGCTGTTCAACGATCCCGACCGCGTCAAGGCCGTCGACGACGTTTCCCTCGAGATCCCCGAAAACGACGTCGTCGCGCTCGTCGGCGAATCCGGCTGCGGCAAGACCACGCTCGGAAAGACCGCTATCGGCGTCCAGCGCCCGACGGGCGGCAGCGTCCGGTACCGCGGCCAGGATATCTGGGAGGCCAAGGACGGCGCGGGCGAGATCCCCTACGAACGGATCCGCAAGTCCCTACAGATCATCCACCAGGATCCCGGCGGCTCGCTCAACCCGAATCGGACGGTGATGAAGAGCCTCACGACGCCGCTGTCGCGGTGGCAACCCGACATGGACAGCGAGGACCGCCGGGCCCGCGTCCTGCGGATGCTCGAACGGGTCGGGATGAAGCCGCCGGGCGACTACGCGAGTCGCTACCCTCACCAGCTCTCGGGCGGCGAACAGCAACGCGTCGCGCTCGTCCGGGCGCTGTTGATGAACCCTGACCTCATCCTGGCCGACGAAGCCGTCAGCGCGCTCGACGTCTCCCTGCGCGTGGAGACGATGGACCTGCTGCTCGAACTCCAGGAGGAGTTCGGCACCTCGTTTCTGTTCATCAGCCACGACCTCTCGAACGCCCGCTACCTCGCGGAGAACGCGGACGGCCGCCTCGGGGTGATGTACCTCGGCGAAATCGTCGAGATCGGCCCCGCCGACGAGGTACTCCAGAACCCGAAACACCCTTACACGAAAGTGCTGCGGTGGGCGACCGCAGACGTCGACCCCGACGGCTGGGAGGCCCAGGAGCCGCCGGTCCGGGGGATCGACATCCCCGATCCGGTGAATCCACCGTCGGGCTGTCGGTTCCACCCCCGCTGTCCGGCGGCCAGGGAGGTCTGCACCGGCGAGACACCCGCGCTTTCGGAGGAGTCGGCGGCAAACCGCGACCACTGCGCGAAATGCTTCCGGGACGAGCCGAACCACGAGTACTGGTCCAGCGAGCCCCTCGAGGGAACCGACCCCACACACATTGAAACCCACTGA